A genomic region of Salinibacter pepae contains the following coding sequences:
- a CDS encoding energy transducer TonB, whose translation MALRKEEGADLRKQYPLYVEIGLVLSLTLLIVAFRADFSNESSFQVQMEEQETVDMKQIQQTQQEKEPPPPPKPPVPQEVPNNEVIENETDFDASLDMDERLDTSQGPPDDGEEEEEEEQEIFMVVENQPELVGGMRALQQSVEYPEFAKKAGIEGRVIVQFVVDEQGNVKNPKVTRGVHKLLNEEAVKAVKEQSFKPGKQRGQAVKVQMSLPVTFRLQ comes from the coding sequence ATGGCCTTGCGCAAGGAAGAAGGGGCAGATCTACGCAAACAGTACCCGCTGTACGTAGAGATCGGTCTGGTTCTCTCGCTTACGCTCCTCATCGTGGCCTTCCGGGCCGACTTCTCGAACGAAAGCTCGTTCCAGGTCCAGATGGAGGAGCAGGAGACCGTGGACATGAAGCAGATCCAGCAGACCCAGCAGGAGAAGGAGCCGCCGCCGCCCCCGAAGCCGCCGGTGCCCCAGGAGGTGCCGAACAACGAGGTTATCGAGAATGAGACCGACTTTGACGCCTCGCTCGACATGGACGAGCGGCTGGACACCAGTCAAGGGCCGCCCGACGACGGGGAAGAGGAGGAGGAAGAGGAGCAGGAGATCTTTATGGTCGTCGAGAACCAACCCGAACTGGTCGGCGGCATGAGGGCGCTCCAGCAATCGGTCGAGTACCCCGAATTTGCGAAGAAGGCCGGCATCGAGGGGCGTGTGATCGTTCAGTTCGTCGTGGACGAACAGGGCAACGTGAAAAACCCGAAGGTGACGCGAGGCGTCCACAAGCTCCTGAACGAGGAAGCCGTCAAGGCGGTGAAGGAGCAGAGCTTCAAGCCGGGGAAGCAGCGGGGACAGGCCGTGAAGGTCCAGATGTCCCTCCCCGTGACGTTCCGGCTTCAGTAG
- a CDS encoding anti-sigma factor, whose product MQFPERPFDGEASGDGAPSYEWLDEWLCEYVDGTMDPSVEAVFEQYVEANPELRAHIERLRQTRELLCGGEDTGAPHTAPVEAAREAEENLLRDAAPELIASEETSRSVVALGLASSIAVALVVGFLAGSMLVEPSTLSSGPATAIERQAAPSEGRGEASPRRGAADRGRPPRASSFSSDDRLFTLPTGVSAPSTDTSRPPPTFMTAGER is encoded by the coding sequence ATGCAGTTCCCCGAGCGACCCTTTGACGGAGAGGCGTCCGGCGACGGGGCCCCTTCCTACGAGTGGCTCGACGAGTGGCTCTGCGAGTACGTGGACGGGACCATGGACCCTTCGGTCGAGGCCGTCTTTGAGCAGTACGTGGAGGCCAATCCTGAGCTGCGGGCCCACATAGAGCGCCTTCGCCAGACGCGCGAACTGCTCTGCGGGGGCGAGGACACCGGGGCGCCGCACACGGCCCCGGTGGAAGCCGCGCGAGAGGCGGAAGAAAATCTTCTCCGAGACGCCGCTCCAGAACTGATTGCGTCGGAGGAGACCAGTCGGTCTGTCGTGGCCCTCGGGCTTGCGTCGTCCATTGCGGTGGCCCTCGTCGTGGGGTTTCTCGCCGGGTCGATGCTCGTGGAGCCGTCTACGCTCTCGTCCGGACCGGCCACTGCGATTGAGCGACAGGCCGCGCCGTCGGAGGGGCGAGGCGAAGCATCGCCGCGCCGGGGCGCAGCCGACCGGGGCCGACCGCCGCGCGCCTCGTCGTTCTCGTCAGACGACCGACTCTTCACGCTCCCGACGGGCGTTTCGGCACCGAGCACCGATACAAGCCGCCCGCCTCCGACGTTTATGACGGCTGGGGAGCGCTGA
- the rpiA gene encoding ribose-5-phosphate isomerase RpiA, with amino-acid sequence MDRDTAKQAAAEAAVQLVRDGMHVGLGSGSTTAYALEFLGRRIQAEDLDVQGVPTSFATERRARTHGIPLTSLDDTPSLDLALDGADEVDDAFRLIKGGGGAHAREKVVAHQADRFVVLVDPTKEVSRLGTQFPVPVEVLPMAATPVMNALQAAGATPTLRTADAKDGPVVTDQGLWIIDARFPDGIEAPDALDRRLNDRPGVLDHGLFLDMATDVLVGRPDESVDHRSAS; translated from the coding sequence ATGGATCGCGACACCGCCAAGCAGGCCGCCGCCGAGGCCGCCGTTCAACTCGTCCGCGACGGCATGCACGTAGGCCTCGGCTCCGGCTCCACCACCGCCTACGCCCTCGAATTTCTCGGCCGCCGCATTCAGGCCGAGGACCTCGACGTGCAGGGCGTCCCCACCTCGTTTGCCACCGAGCGCCGCGCCCGCACCCACGGCATCCCGCTCACCTCGCTCGACGACACCCCCAGCCTCGACCTTGCGCTCGATGGGGCCGACGAGGTCGACGACGCCTTTCGCCTCATCAAGGGCGGCGGCGGGGCGCACGCCCGCGAGAAGGTGGTGGCCCACCAGGCCGACCGGTTCGTGGTGCTGGTCGACCCGACGAAAGAGGTGAGCCGGCTCGGCACCCAGTTCCCGGTGCCCGTGGAGGTGCTCCCCATGGCCGCGACGCCGGTAATGAACGCCCTACAGGCGGCGGGGGCGACGCCGACGCTCCGCACGGCCGACGCCAAGGACGGCCCGGTGGTCACCGACCAGGGCCTGTGGATCATCGACGCCCGGTTCCCCGACGGCATCGAGGCCCCCGACGCTCTCGACCGTCGGCTCAACGACCGCCCCGGCGTGCTCGACCACGGCCTGTTCCTCGACATGGCGACCGATGTCCTCGTGGGCCGTCCCGACGAGTCCGTAGACCACCGTTCGGCGTCCTAG
- a CDS encoding Ig-like domain-containing protein: protein MLGLGSSGGGWDGGTKNGSRCAVGSAFGLLIGLLVSCANPQAPSGGPRDSTPPSVVQTRPVQDTVDVSTDVGALRVEFSEYVERSTLSQALSITPTFEQRPQFSWDGRAVEIQFPSALRDSTTYIFTFGTTLSDARGVSLDTPITVAFSTGKRINRGQIEGRVVNGPAGTTQQGVDVFAYALPPGASAVRPLPDAPSYRTQTGEGGRFSFDYMREGPYYVLALRDNNRNRQPDPQEPVAVPPRLSIRADSGAAAVPVPWLLARRDTTAPQLQQVRPVSRQRLRLRFDEPVRLGTRAPTAWAPRDAATGTPVAVRGVYNAPDRPNAIVVRTASMPDARHALPLRRGAVVDTLGQPLRPDTARFGAAARADTLRTRFRGFVPTGLGQDSTGARPLLPGVQPGVRFNQAPDSAALREGVDVRDTTGAPQSVSFATDDGTTYRLRPDPPLSPGKVVDVRVAGDVFAQPDTTVRRRFRRVTGRVLGELAGRARVVDTTRAAAEGGEADGDAPAARPSPIPADSARADSLAAPEGSLGTQRDATPPDSLLAGGPVAVDLTAVESSIPVAPRRLTTPPDSLFEFAELPEGRYRFRAYLDRNENGRWDGGQVQPYVPAEPVTWLREPLEARPRWTTELPVPLRIPVLVPEPARPNASPPDTSGSAGRGR from the coding sequence ATGTTGGGGTTGGGTAGCAGCGGGGGGGGCTGGGACGGAGGCACTAAAAATGGGAGCCGGTGTGCCGTCGGAAGTGCCTTCGGGCTGCTGATTGGGCTCCTCGTGTCCTGCGCCAATCCGCAGGCCCCGAGCGGCGGCCCAAGGGACAGCACGCCCCCCTCGGTCGTCCAGACACGTCCCGTACAGGACACCGTCGACGTGTCTACGGACGTGGGGGCGCTGCGTGTCGAGTTTTCGGAGTACGTGGAGCGGAGCACCCTTTCCCAGGCCCTGTCCATCACCCCGACCTTCGAGCAGCGGCCCCAGTTCAGCTGGGACGGACGGGCGGTCGAGATTCAATTTCCGTCCGCGCTTCGCGACAGCACGACCTACATCTTCACGTTCGGCACGACCCTGAGCGACGCCCGGGGCGTCTCGCTCGACACCCCGATCACGGTGGCGTTTTCGACGGGGAAGCGCATCAACCGGGGCCAGATTGAAGGCCGTGTCGTGAACGGCCCCGCGGGCACCACCCAGCAGGGCGTGGATGTGTTTGCCTACGCCCTCCCGCCCGGGGCGTCGGCCGTCCGGCCGCTGCCCGACGCGCCCAGCTACCGCACACAGACCGGCGAGGGGGGGCGCTTCTCGTTCGACTACATGCGGGAAGGGCCCTACTATGTTCTTGCCCTCCGCGACAACAACCGCAATCGCCAGCCCGATCCCCAAGAGCCGGTGGCCGTGCCGCCCCGGCTGTCGATCCGGGCCGACAGTGGGGCCGCAGCGGTGCCGGTGCCCTGGCTCCTGGCGCGGCGCGACACGACCGCCCCGCAGCTCCAGCAGGTGCGGCCGGTGAGTCGGCAGCGCCTGCGCCTGCGCTTCGACGAGCCGGTGCGGCTCGGGACGCGAGCCCCGACGGCATGGGCCCCGCGCGACGCGGCCACCGGCACCCCGGTGGCCGTGCGGGGGGTGTACAACGCCCCCGATCGCCCGAACGCGATCGTGGTGCGCACGGCGTCGATGCCCGACGCGCGCCACGCCCTCCCGCTGCGGCGTGGCGCGGTGGTCGATACGCTGGGACAGCCGCTCAGGCCGGACACGGCCCGGTTCGGGGCGGCCGCGCGGGCCGACACCCTGCGCACGCGGTTCCGAGGGTTCGTGCCGACCGGCCTGGGGCAAGACTCAACGGGGGCGCGTCCCCTCCTGCCGGGCGTGCAGCCGGGCGTCCGATTTAATCAGGCCCCGGACAGTGCGGCACTGCGGGAGGGCGTGGACGTTCGGGACACCACCGGCGCCCCCCAGTCTGTCTCGTTCGCAACCGACGACGGCACCACCTACCGACTTCGGCCCGACCCGCCCCTTTCGCCGGGGAAGGTCGTCGACGTGCGGGTGGCGGGGGACGTATTTGCCCAGCCGGATACGACCGTCCGTCGTCGCTTCCGGCGCGTCACCGGCCGGGTGCTCGGCGAGCTTGCGGGTCGGGCCCGCGTCGTCGACACGACGCGCGCGGCGGCGGAGGGGGGAGAAGCGGACGGGGACGCCCCCGCGGCCCGCCCGTCGCCCATTCCTGCCGACTCGGCCCGGGCCGACTCCCTCGCCGCCCCCGAAGGCTCGTTGGGGACGCAGCGGGACGCGACGCCCCCGGACTCGCTGCTGGCCGGCGGCCCCGTTGCGGTCGACCTGACGGCGGTCGAGTCCTCCATTCCGGTGGCCCCCCGCCGACTGACCACGCCGCCCGACAGTCTGTTTGAGTTCGCGGAGCTGCCGGAGGGCCGGTATCGATTTCGGGCGTACCTGGACCGCAACGAGAACGGGCGGTGGGACGGCGGCCAGGTTCAGCCCTACGTGCCGGCGGAGCCGGTGACGTGGCTCCGAGAGCCGCTGGAGGCGCGCCCCCGGTGGACGACGGAGCTGCCGGTCCCGCTGCGGATTCCGGTTCTCGTGCCGGAGCCGGCCCGGCCCAACGCGTCGCCGCCCGACACGTCCGGATCCGCTGGGCGGGGCCGCTGA
- a CDS encoding NAD(P)H-hydrate dehydratase, producing the protein MASSDAEALCPPVLTAGAMQAADRYTIEEYGLPSFTLMETAGRGCAARIQDAYGPLEDEAVVVLCGKGNNGGDGLVVARHLVTDGARVHVVLASAPDALSDDAAHNLSLLRHLQADGAVGGRLTIGELEDVETLTAATAPLRPRLYVDALLGTGLTSDVREPVRSLVTWVNGRTAPTVALDVPTGLHSDTGAVLGVAVRADRTATMAAPKVGLRVGKGPTRAGSVEVVDIGMPPFVLDRAAEKPGCARETTDAAVRAWWPARDPDAYKYSVGTALVVGGAPPFAGAPVMAAKAAGRSGAGYVRCAGPETIHATLAGALTTIPTLPLPTDDDGIAPDAALDALAEAADTADAILVGPGLGRASGTAQFVRRLVRTVDAPLVLDADGLNALAGHIDELADQRQAPWVLTPHAGEFRRLAGEEGALTDRVRAAQTYAERWDAVCLLKGMPSVVAGPSGRTVLGRIATPALATAGTGDVLAGQCVGLMAQGLSPLNAAAAALHVGGAAAERYGTTHDPRSMVATDLLDMIPRVAAERFGGGRRQR; encoded by the coding sequence ATGGCTTCTTCCGACGCTGAAGCACTGTGCCCCCCCGTCCTTACAGCGGGTGCCATGCAGGCGGCCGACCGCTACACAATTGAGGAGTACGGCCTGCCGAGCTTTACGCTCATGGAGACGGCCGGCCGGGGCTGTGCCGCGCGCATTCAGGACGCCTACGGGCCCCTGGAGGACGAGGCCGTGGTGGTGCTCTGCGGCAAGGGCAACAACGGCGGGGACGGGCTCGTCGTGGCGCGGCACCTCGTGACCGACGGGGCGCGGGTCCACGTCGTCCTGGCGAGCGCCCCCGACGCGCTGAGCGACGACGCGGCCCACAATCTGTCGTTGCTGCGGCACCTCCAGGCGGACGGGGCGGTCGGGGGGCGACTGACCATCGGGGAGCTGGAGGACGTGGAGACACTGACGGCCGCGACGGCGCCGCTTCGGCCTCGCCTCTACGTCGACGCGCTCCTGGGGACGGGGCTCACGAGCGACGTGCGGGAGCCCGTCCGCAGCCTCGTGACGTGGGTGAATGGGCGGACGGCGCCGACGGTGGCCCTCGACGTGCCCACCGGCCTCCACAGCGACACCGGGGCGGTTCTCGGCGTCGCCGTCCGGGCCGACCGCACGGCGACGATGGCTGCGCCGAAGGTGGGCCTGCGGGTCGGCAAGGGGCCCACGCGGGCCGGTTCGGTAGAGGTCGTCGACATCGGCATGCCTCCGTTCGTGCTCGACCGTGCCGCAGAGAAGCCGGGCTGTGCGCGGGAGACGACGGACGCGGCGGTGCGGGCGTGGTGGCCGGCACGAGACCCCGACGCCTACAAGTACAGTGTCGGGACGGCTCTGGTCGTCGGGGGGGCGCCTCCGTTTGCGGGGGCGCCGGTCATGGCGGCAAAGGCGGCGGGGCGCAGCGGCGCCGGGTACGTGCGGTGTGCGGGGCCGGAGACCATCCACGCGACGCTCGCCGGGGCCCTTACGACGATTCCGACCCTTCCACTCCCGACCGACGACGACGGCATTGCCCCAGACGCGGCCCTCGATGCGCTGGCCGAGGCCGCAGACACTGCGGACGCTATTCTTGTGGGACCGGGTCTCGGGCGCGCCTCGGGAACGGCACAGTTCGTGCGACGACTGGTGCGGACGGTCGATGCGCCCCTTGTGCTCGACGCCGACGGCCTCAACGCACTGGCCGGTCACATCGACGAGTTGGCCGATCAGCGACAGGCGCCGTGGGTCTTGACGCCGCACGCCGGGGAGTTCCGGCGGCTTGCGGGGGAGGAGGGGGCCCTCACGGACCGGGTGCGCGCCGCACAAACCTACGCGGAGCGGTGGGACGCCGTGTGTCTGCTGAAAGGCATGCCGAGCGTCGTTGCCGGGCCGTCCGGTCGGACCGTCCTCGGACGCATTGCCACGCCGGCCCTGGCGACGGCGGGCACGGGCGACGTGCTGGCCGGCCAGTGCGTGGGGCTCATGGCCCAGGGGCTGTCGCCGCTCAATGCTGCCGCGGCGGCCCTGCATGTGGGCGGGGCCGCGGCCGAGCGGTACGGCACCACCCACGACCCCCGGTCGATGGTGGCGACCGACCTGCTCGACATGATTCCCCGTGTGGCCGCCGAACGGTTCGGAGGGGGGCGCCGGCAGAGGTAA
- a CDS encoding DinB family protein, giving the protein MEETIDIAEARAEDPEALRDALVDQFGYLVDEITALRTVVDGLPDEILGGRPEPDALTMKELYGAIATLDAEVRRTRVDRIVDEEEPDLAPVDVDAEVYDAGWNDRAIDDILQEVKGARRALTERLDELPLDAWHRAATLEDEPLTLFGLVHRMTKNDFQRLRDLGYRLHGAHLSEDDEPLPT; this is encoded by the coding sequence ATGGAAGAGACCATTGACATTGCCGAGGCGCGGGCCGAGGACCCCGAGGCCCTACGAGACGCCCTGGTGGACCAGTTCGGGTACCTCGTTGACGAGATTACGGCCCTCCGGACGGTGGTGGACGGCCTGCCCGACGAGATTCTTGGCGGACGCCCCGAGCCCGACGCCCTTACGATGAAAGAGTTGTACGGGGCCATCGCGACGCTCGACGCCGAGGTGCGTCGGACGCGGGTCGACCGGATTGTTGACGAGGAGGAGCCGGACCTGGCGCCGGTCGACGTGGACGCGGAGGTGTACGACGCGGGCTGGAATGACCGGGCCATCGACGACATCCTGCAGGAGGTGAAAGGGGCCCGGCGTGCGCTCACCGAACGGCTGGACGAGTTGCCCCTCGACGCCTGGCACCGCGCCGCCACGCTGGAGGACGAGCCGCTCACCCTCTTCGGGCTGGTCCACCGCATGACGAAGAACGATTTCCAGCGGCTCCGCGATCTCGGCTACCGGCTCCACGGGGCCCACCTCTCCGAGGACGACGAGCCCCTGCCGACCTGA
- a CDS encoding DUF3177 family protein, whose translation MLSVLIRLDFVLATVLLVVAPLGLLLASVRRPAVRGHLLAYWRASSLLMVTVYLMVDGRPEAFVAGNTALVVIPLVLQAGDVLFVPGPAAPGEGPVATWVRRWQTGATAFCGVSLLLTVPALRCAWGPEQNSFCAAWLAPPRALHRALHPSVDPATLGDAAVIGGLIYGAYLVASVIRVGWSRWGA comes from the coding sequence GTGCTTTCCGTCCTCATTCGACTTGACTTCGTTCTCGCCACGGTCCTTCTGGTGGTTGCGCCGCTGGGGCTCCTGCTCGCGTCGGTGCGGCGGCCCGCGGTGCGAGGCCACCTGCTGGCCTACTGGCGGGCCTCGTCGCTGCTCATGGTGACGGTCTACCTGATGGTAGACGGCCGCCCCGAGGCCTTCGTGGCGGGCAACACGGCCCTCGTCGTGATCCCGCTCGTGCTCCAGGCCGGCGATGTTCTCTTTGTGCCCGGGCCGGCGGCGCCGGGGGAGGGGCCCGTGGCGACCTGGGTTCGGCGCTGGCAGACGGGGGCCACGGCCTTCTGTGGCGTGAGCCTGCTGCTCACGGTGCCCGCGCTCCGGTGTGCTTGGGGGCCCGAGCAGAATTCTTTCTGTGCGGCCTGGCTGGCGCCCCCGCGGGCGCTTCACCGGGCCCTTCATCCGTCGGTGGATCCGGCAACGCTCGGCGATGCCGCCGTCATTGGGGGGCTGATCTACGGGGCATACCTCGTGGCGTCCGTGATCCGCGTCGGGTGGAGCCGCTGGGGGGCGTAG
- a CDS encoding Glu/Leu/Phe/Val family dehydrogenase, which translates to MPFNFDVYERSAYREPAPIDHDSPFQSMMERFDVAAEILELSPGFYEYLCRPARMHVTSIPVEMDSGRVKIFEGYRVIHNNVLGPSKGGIRFAPDVTLNEVKALAGWMTWKCSLVDLPFGGAKGGVACNPEEMSPGELERLTRRYTADLFDVFGPDKDIPAPDMNTNEQIMAWVLDTYSMHARQTENAVVTGKPVGLGGSKGRRQATGRGVMTVTLAAMEQIGLAPGDCTVAVQGFGNVGATAADLLGEQGCTVVAVSDITGGYYNENGLDLKAMKAYTQQNGGTLAGYEEAQHITNEELLTLDVDVLVPAAKEDQIDREIAEDLRARIVAEGANGPTHPAADEVLAEKEVLVIPDILANAGGVTASYFEWVQNRQGFFWTEEEVNRRLDRMMGEAFDKVYTAADKYDVSLRIAAYVVGIRRVAEALRMRGIYA; encoded by the coding sequence ATGCCGTTCAACTTTGACGTCTACGAACGGTCGGCGTATCGTGAGCCGGCCCCGATCGACCACGACAGCCCGTTCCAGTCCATGATGGAGCGGTTCGACGTGGCCGCCGAAATTCTCGAACTGAGCCCCGGCTTCTACGAGTATCTGTGCCGCCCGGCACGGATGCACGTAACGTCGATTCCGGTGGAGATGGACTCGGGCCGCGTGAAGATCTTCGAGGGCTACCGGGTCATCCACAACAACGTCCTGGGGCCCAGCAAGGGCGGCATCCGCTTCGCGCCGGACGTGACGCTCAACGAGGTGAAGGCGCTGGCCGGTTGGATGACGTGGAAGTGCTCGCTGGTGGACCTGCCCTTCGGCGGCGCGAAGGGAGGGGTCGCGTGCAATCCGGAAGAGATGAGCCCGGGCGAACTGGAGCGGCTCACGCGGCGCTACACCGCCGACCTGTTCGACGTGTTCGGCCCGGACAAGGACATCCCGGCCCCCGACATGAACACGAACGAGCAGATCATGGCCTGGGTGCTAGACACGTACTCGATGCACGCCCGCCAGACCGAAAATGCCGTCGTGACGGGCAAGCCCGTTGGCCTCGGGGGGTCGAAGGGGCGTCGGCAGGCCACCGGCCGGGGCGTGATGACCGTGACGCTCGCCGCGATGGAGCAGATCGGGCTTGCGCCGGGCGACTGCACCGTAGCCGTACAGGGCTTCGGCAACGTCGGGGCCACGGCCGCCGACCTGCTGGGCGAGCAGGGGTGTACCGTGGTGGCCGTCAGCGACATCACGGGGGGATACTATAACGAGAACGGCCTCGACCTGAAGGCGATGAAGGCCTACACCCAGCAGAACGGGGGGACGCTGGCGGGCTACGAGGAGGCACAGCACATCACCAACGAAGAGCTCCTGACGCTCGACGTGGACGTGCTCGTGCCGGCGGCCAAGGAGGATCAGATTGACCGCGAGATCGCGGAGGACCTGCGGGCCCGGATCGTGGCGGAGGGGGCGAACGGACCCACCCATCCGGCGGCCGACGAGGTGCTGGCGGAGAAGGAGGTGCTCGTCATCCCGGACATTCTCGCGAATGCGGGGGGCGTGACGGCGTCGTACTTCGAATGGGTCCAGAACCGACAGGGCTTCTTCTGGACCGAAGAGGAAGTAAACCGCCGCCTCGACCGCATGATGGGGGAGGCGTTCGACAAGGTCTACACGGCGGCGGACAAGTACGACGTGTCCCTCCGCATCGCGGCGTACGTGGTGGGAATCCGTCGGGTGGCCGAGGCGCTCCGGATGCGCGGGATCTACGCGTGA
- a CDS encoding low molecular weight phosphatase family protein has translation MSVQLLFVCTGNTCRSPLAEALAEARGVAAESAGVSAAAGDGAAPNADRALREARGLSLRSHTPRDVSAVDPSAAERIVAMSPAVARRLRDDHGWAPDAMVTWAVPDPYGGSLADYRWCLEEISAALDDLLASG, from the coding sequence ATGAGCGTGCAACTTCTCTTCGTCTGCACCGGCAACACGTGCCGCAGCCCCCTGGCCGAGGCCCTTGCGGAGGCCCGGGGCGTAGCGGCCGAGAGTGCAGGGGTGTCCGCGGCGGCGGGCGACGGGGCGGCGCCGAATGCAGATCGAGCCCTGCGCGAGGCACGAGGGCTGTCGCTACGGTCCCACACGCCCCGTGACGTGTCCGCGGTGGACCCGTCGGCGGCCGAGCGGATCGTGGCCATGAGTCCGGCGGTGGCGCGCCGACTCCGAGACGATCACGGCTGGGCCCCCGACGCGATGGTCACCTGGGCCGTCCCCGACCCCTACGGCGGGTCGCTCGCCGACTACCGGTGGTGCCTCGAAGAGATCAGCGCGGCCCTGGACGATCTGCTCGCATCGGGGTAG
- the holA gene encoding DNA polymerase III subunit delta, which yields MAKDTGPSYDDLATAFRHQNFEPLYFFFGEETFLIDELQELLIDEALDPSQHDFNLDVVYGSETEASEVIGLCQGFPAGAPKRVVVVREFEKLENNRQFKDYAAQPNPQSIVLLACTSKPNLSAHPYRALKEHAAWSEFESPYDNEMPGWIQDYVQGQGHEIKPKAVQMLADYVGTDLQRAASEIEKLITFAGDATRLTADDVLAASGQTREFNVFELQSALGEGRPADAQRIVDRILQQASNPRSEAIMMVAVLNGYFDKLWKLQKPGALRENKYDLAGYIGVSPYFVEEYKHAAQRYDRSAIADAYSALVAADYELKGGASREASLVMTLLLRRLLPPEARPVAA from the coding sequence ATGGCAAAAGACACGGGCCCGTCCTACGACGATCTGGCCACGGCCTTCCGGCACCAAAACTTTGAGCCCCTCTATTTCTTCTTTGGGGAGGAGACCTTCCTGATCGATGAGCTGCAGGAGCTGCTCATCGACGAGGCGCTCGACCCGAGCCAGCACGACTTCAACCTCGACGTGGTGTACGGGTCGGAGACCGAGGCCTCGGAGGTGATCGGGCTGTGTCAGGGCTTCCCGGCGGGGGCGCCGAAGCGGGTCGTGGTGGTCCGCGAGTTCGAGAAGCTCGAGAACAACCGCCAGTTCAAGGACTACGCCGCCCAGCCCAACCCGCAGTCCATCGTCCTGCTCGCCTGCACCAGCAAACCGAACCTGAGCGCCCATCCGTACCGCGCGCTGAAGGAGCACGCCGCGTGGTCCGAGTTCGAGTCGCCGTACGACAACGAGATGCCGGGCTGGATCCAGGACTACGTACAGGGCCAGGGGCACGAGATCAAGCCGAAGGCCGTCCAGATGCTCGCCGATTACGTGGGCACCGACCTGCAGCGGGCGGCGAGCGAGATTGAGAAGCTCATCACGTTTGCCGGCGACGCCACGCGACTCACGGCCGACGATGTGCTTGCCGCCAGCGGCCAGACACGCGAGTTCAACGTCTTTGAGCTGCAGAGCGCCCTGGGGGAGGGGCGTCCCGCCGACGCACAGCGCATTGTCGACCGCATTCTGCAGCAGGCGTCCAACCCGCGCAGCGAGGCCATCATGATGGTGGCCGTGCTCAACGGCTATTTCGACAAGCTCTGGAAGTTGCAGAAGCCCGGGGCCCTGCGCGAGAACAAGTACGACCTCGCCGGCTACATCGGGGTCAGCCCCTACTTCGTAGAGGAGTACAAGCACGCCGCCCAGCGCTACGACCGCTCGGCGATTGCCGACGCCTACTCGGCCCTCGTGGCGGCGGACTACGAGCTCAAGGGCGGGGCGTCCCGCGAGGCCTCGCTCGTGATGACGCTCCTGTTGCGGCGGCTGCTCCCGCCGGAGGCCCGTCCGGTGGCGGCGTAG
- a CDS encoding TrmH family RNA methyltransferase: MPTPLSNRRRKAIAALTRRRGRRRHDRTLVEGPRALRAALDADAPLVEAVVTPDGRGDPTVQALLEQLSVSVYETDPDTMTTLTDVETPQGVVAVAERRLRDPATMPEQIGEAGTVLVLDGIQDPGNVGTLLRTAAWFGAQAVVAGPGTAGLYGPKVMRAGAGGHWALPLARTDAPGPFLDRLRRHGAALYGADLQGTRADAWGPDRPSALVLGSEAHGLSAAVLDRLDLTVSLPGAPDRPAAESLNVAVAGGILLYEWLGP; the protein is encoded by the coding sequence ATGCCCACGCCCCTGTCCAACCGCCGCCGCAAGGCCATCGCCGCCCTCACCCGCCGCCGGGGCCGCCGGCGGCACGACCGGACGCTCGTCGAAGGGCCCCGTGCCCTCCGGGCGGCGCTCGACGCGGACGCCCCCCTCGTGGAGGCCGTCGTGACCCCGGACGGGCGTGGCGACCCGACCGTTCAGGCCCTCCTGGAGCAGCTGTCGGTCTCTGTGTACGAGACGGACCCCGACACGATGACGACCCTTACCGACGTGGAGACGCCCCAGGGCGTCGTGGCCGTAGCGGAGCGCCGCCTTCGGGATCCCGCCACGATGCCCGAGCAGATCGGCGAGGCCGGCACGGTTCTCGTGCTGGACGGGATTCAGGACCCGGGCAATGTGGGCACGCTGCTCCGCACGGCGGCGTGGTTCGGGGCCCAGGCCGTCGTGGCCGGGCCCGGCACTGCGGGCCTGTACGGCCCCAAGGTGATGCGCGCGGGGGCCGGGGGTCACTGGGCCCTGCCTCTCGCCCGCACGGACGCCCCGGGCCCCTTCCTCGACCGCCTTCGCCGCCACGGGGCCGCCCTCTACGGGGCCGACCTCCAGGGCACCCGCGCCGATGCCTGGGGCCCCGACCGGCCCTCGGCCCTCGTGCTGGGCAGCGAGGCCCACGGCCTCAGTGCCGCCGTGCTCGACCGCCTCGACCTGACGGTGTCCCTCCCGGGCGCCCCCGATCGCCCCGCCGCCGAGTCGCTCAACGTGGCCGTCGCCGGTGGGATTCTCCTGTACGAGTGGCTCGGCCCCTGA